Proteins encoded within one genomic window of Oryza brachyantha chromosome 7, ObraRS2, whole genome shotgun sequence:
- the LOC102717726 gene encoding tryptophan decarboxylase 2 yields MEGGGTSNGGGGGEGWLRPMDAEQLRECGHRMVDFVADYYKSIEAFPVLSQVQPGYLKEVLPDSAPRKPDTLDSLFDDIRNKIIPGVTHWQSPNYFAYYPSNSSTAGFLGEMLSAAFNIVGFSWITSPAATELEVIVLDWFAKMLELPSQFLSTALGGGVIQGTASEAVLVALLAARDRTLKKHGKQSLEKLVVYVSDQTHSALQKACQIAGIFSENIRVVIADCNNNYAVTPEAVSEALSVDLTSGLIPFFICATVGTTSSSAVDPLPELGQIAKSHDMWFHIDAAYAGSACICPEYRHHLNGVEEADSFNMNAHKWFLTNFDCSLLWVKDRSFLIQSLSTNPEFLKNKASQSSSVVDFKDWQIPLGRRFRSLKLWMVLRLYGVDNLQSYIRKHIHLAQHFEQLLISDPRFEVVTPRTFSLVCFRLVPPTSVQDNGRKLNYDLMDAVNSSGKIFLSHTVLSGKFILRFAVGAPLTEERHVDAAWKLLQDEATKVLGNV; encoded by the exons at GGAGGGAGGTGGCACCAgtaacggcggcggcggcggtgaagggtGGCTGCGGCCGATGGACGCGGAGCAGCTGCGGGAGTGCGGGCACCGGATGGTGGATTTCGTCGCCGACTACTACAAATCCATCGAGGCCTTCCCCGTCCTCAGCCAAGTCCAG CCAGGATATCTAAAGGAAGTTCTTCCAGATTCAGCCCCGAGAAAACCTGATACTTTGGATTCCCTTTTTGATG ATATTCGAAACAAGATAATACCAGGAGTAACACACTGGCAAAGTCCAAATTACTTTGCTTACTATCCTTCAAATAGCAGCACTGCTGGATTCCTGGGAGAGATGCTTAGTGCTGCCTTTAACATTGTTGGCTTCAGTTGGATAACCTCTCCTGCTGCTACTGAGCTAGAGGTTATAGTCCTAGACTGGTTTGCAAAAATGCTTGAGCTTCCAAGCCAGTTTCTGTCAACTG CTCTTGGTGGAGGAGTAATACAGGGTACCGCCAGTGAAGCTGTTCTTGTTGCACTATTGGCTGCACGAGATAGAACTTTAAAGAAGCATGGGAAGCAATCCCTTGAAAAGTTAGTGGTTTATGTATCTGACCAGACACATAGCGCTCTGCAAAAGGCATGCCAG ATTGCAGGAATTTTCTCAGAGAACATCAGAGTTGTAATCGCTGATTGCAATAACAACTATGCTGTTACACCAGAGGCAGTTAGTGAGGCCCTTTCCGTAGACCTTACTTCTGGTTTGATACCATTTTTCATCTGTGCAACA GTTGGTACAACATCATCATCAGCTGTGGACCCCCTGCCTGAACTAGGACAGATAGCAAAG TCCCATGACATGTGGTTCCATATTGATGCCGCATATGCTGGAAGTGCTTGTATATGCCCAGAGTACCGACACCACCTCAATGGAGTGGAAGAAGCTGATTCATTTAATATGAATGCACACAAATGGTTCCTTACTAACTTCGATTGTTCATTGCTTTGGGTTAAG GATAGGAGTTTTCTCATACAGTCATTGTCTACGAATCCAGAATTTCTCAAGAACAAG GCTTCCCAATCTAGTTCAGTTGTTGATTTCAAAGATTGGCAAATTCCACTTGGACGACGCTTTAG ATCACTTAAGCTATGGATGGTCTTGAGACTTTATGGTGTGGACAACCTACAAAGTTATATTCGGAAACACATACATTTGGCTCAACATTTTGAGCAACTTTTGATCTCTGATCCAAGATTTGAg GTTGTGACTCCAAGGACTTTTTCACTGGTTTGTTTCCGACTTGTGCCTCCCACTTCTGTCCAAGACAATGGCCGTAAATTGAATTACGACCTGATGGACGCTGTAAACTCAAGTGGGAAGATCTTCTTGTCTCACACA GTTCTTTCTGGCAAGTTCATCTTGAGGTTTGCAGTAGGAGCGCCGCTTACAGAGGAGCGACACGTGGATGCCGCTTGGAAGCTTCTACAGGATGAGGCCACCAAAGTCTTGGGAAATGTGTAG